The Lycium barbarum isolate Lr01 chromosome 12, ASM1917538v2, whole genome shotgun sequence genome includes a region encoding these proteins:
- the LOC132623924 gene encoding probable amino-acid acetyltransferase NAGS1, chloroplastic, which yields MAALPQIPIEQCQLKILCGSNTIWTPQVPNYFQRGLTGSNSLKFLPFKVNHGKKLWGRSFRCKVLGETDDVGFEVSSAVKDDLFVGFFREAWPYFLAHRGSTFVVLISAEIVDSPHLDHLLMDISLLHGLGIKFVLVPGTHVQIDRLLAERGSEAKYVGRYRITDTDSLEAAMDTSGRIRLLIEAKLSPGPSLTGVRRHGENSRWHDSVGVASGNFLSAKKRGVVEGIDYASTGEVKKIDVSRIRERLDQDSIVLLSNLGYSSSGEVLNCNTYEVATACALALGAEKLICIIDGPILDESSRLIRFLTLQDADMLVRKRAEQSETAANYVKAVSQEDFNRLGSNGSLPSQNGNGYSRRYNPTFQNGIGFDNGNGLWSSEQGFAIGGQEKLSRSNGYLSELAAAAFVCRGGVQRVHLLDGTIGGVLLKELFQRDGVGTMVASDLYEGARMARVSDIPGIKQLLQPLEESGTLIRRTEEELAKALHSFIIVEREGHIIACAALFPYFEEKCGEVAAIAVSPDCRGQGQGDKILDYIEKKASSLGLQMLFLLTTRTADWFVRRGFSECSIDHIPEQRRKKINLARRSKYYMKKLLPDKSGIRIDCTFA from the exons ATGGCTGCTTTGCCTCAAATTCCAATAGAACAATGCCAGTTAAAGATTTTGTGTGGCAGCAATACTATTTGGACTCCTCAAGTTCCAAATTATTTCCAGCGTGGATTAACTggttctaattcgttaaagttTTTACCTTTTAAAGTTAATCATGGGAAAAAATTGTGGGGTAGGTCATTTAGGTGCAAGGTTTTGGGGGAAACAGATGATGTGGGTTTTGAAGTGAGTAGTGCTGTTAAAGACGATTTATTTGTTGGGTTTTTCAGAGAAGCATGGCCGTATTTTCTTGCACATCGAGGAAGCACGTTTGTTGTTTTAATCTCAGCTGAAATTGTTGATAGCCCTCATTTGGATCATCTTCTCATG GACATTTCCCTACTTCATGGTCTGGGAATCAAATTTGTTCTTGTACCAGGAACTCATGTTCAGATTGACCGGCTTCTTGCTGAAAGGG GAAGTGAGGCCAAGTATGTAGGCCGCTACAGAATTACAGACACCGATTCACTCGAGGCAGCTATGGATACATCTGGAAGAATTCGTCTTTTGATAGAGGCAAAGTTGTCACCTGGCCCTTCATTGACTGGTGTCCGCCGGCACGGAGAAAATAGTCGCTGGCATGATAGTGTTGGCGTCGCCAGTGGTAATTTTCTATCAGCAAAG AAAAGAGGAGTTGTCGAAGGAATCGATTATGCTTCAACTGGTGAAGTAAAGAAGATAGATGTTTCTCGAATTCGTGAGAGGCTTGATCAGGATTCCATTGTGCTATTGAGCAATCTTGGCTATTCCAGCTCTGGAGAAGTATTAAACTGCAA CACATACGAAGTTGCGACAGCTTGTGCCTTGGCTCTAGGAGCAGAAAAACTAATTTGTATTATAGACGGCCCAATTCTTGATGAGTCTAGCCGCCTGATTCGTTTCTTAACTCTTCAAGATGCTGATATGCTGGTCCGCAAACGAGCTGAGCAAAGTGAGACTGCTGCTAATTATGTAAAAGCTGTTAGTCAGGAGGACTTCAATCGTTTAGGTTCCAACGGATCGCTCCCTTCCCAAAATGGCAATGGTTATAGCCGAAGATACAATCCTACATTTCAGAATGGCATTGGTTTTGACAATGGTAATGGGCTTTGGTCTAGTGAACAAGGTTTTGCAATTGGAGGACAAGAGAAACTAAGTCGGTCAAATGGTTATCTCTCAGAATTAGCTGCTGCTGCTTTTGTTTGCCGA GGAGGTGTTCAAAGAGTGCACCTGCTGGATGGCACTATTGGTGGAGTTTTACTAAAGGAATTGTTCCAAAGAGATGGAGTTGGGACAATGGTTGCTAG CGATCTTTACGAAGGAGCACGGATGGCGAGGGTGTCAGATATTCCTGGAATAAAGCAGTTGTTACAACCGCTAGAAGAGTCTGGAACATTGATCAGGAGGACTGAGGAAGAG CTAGCGAAAGCGCTGCACTCATTCATTATTGTGGAGAGAGAGGGCCACATTATAGCTTGTGCGGCTCTCTTTCCTTACTTTGAAGAAAAATGCGGGGAGGTTGCTGCTATTGCTGTTTCTCCTGATTGTCGTGGCCAAGGACAGGGAGACAAGATACTCG ATTATATTGAAAAGAAGGCATCTTCCCTTGGATTGCAAATGCTTTTCCTACTAACTACTCGCACAGCTGATTG GTTTGTGAGACGTGGCTTTTCCGAATGCTCCATAGATCATATACCAGAGCAAA